A DNA window from Rhodococcus sp. Z13 contains the following coding sequences:
- a CDS encoding LLM class flavin-dependent oxidoreductase encodes MKFGIFSAPYSHAYANGKRTAKEVIDWDLQMVKWADEYDLDEAFFAEHYTLGGEPSPAPDAMIAAASQITSRVRLGAAAHLLPYHNPIALAHRMMWLDHMTDGRYIAGIAPGAYASDAQLFGTGNNNPKMMVEALDILEAIFTRQGPYKIEGEYFSVDMPAYSEDIHGPHLKPRQTNIPLMITGMSENSSTIKFAGERGAYLLSQEVHEKTWINHWETYSAAATAAGREVKKSDWRVCRDIFVADTDEEALDLVRNGAMGELWGEYNLPNFVKLGLGPLLTGGQIDVSELSLDWMIENFFIIGSPDTVAQRIEELYNAVDGFGTLVTFVHEYTDNPEPYRRSFELLGQKVKPQLAHLNG; translated from the coding sequence ATGAAGTTCGGTATCTTCAGTGCTCCCTACTCCCACGCGTACGCCAACGGCAAGCGCACCGCCAAGGAGGTCATCGACTGGGACCTCCAGATGGTCAAGTGGGCCGACGAATACGACCTGGACGAGGCGTTCTTCGCCGAGCACTACACCCTCGGCGGTGAGCCGTCCCCGGCCCCGGACGCGATGATCGCCGCGGCCTCCCAGATCACGAGCCGCGTGCGCCTCGGCGCCGCCGCCCACCTGCTGCCCTACCACAACCCGATCGCCCTGGCCCACCGCATGATGTGGCTCGACCACATGACCGACGGCCGTTACATCGCCGGAATCGCACCGGGCGCATACGCTTCCGACGCCCAGCTCTTCGGCACCGGCAACAACAACCCCAAGATGATGGTCGAGGCCCTCGACATCCTCGAGGCGATCTTCACCCGGCAGGGCCCCTACAAGATCGAGGGCGAGTACTTCTCCGTCGACATGCCCGCCTACTCGGAGGACATCCACGGCCCGCACCTGAAGCCGCGGCAGACGAACATCCCGCTCATGATCACCGGTATGTCCGAGAACTCCTCGACGATCAAGTTCGCCGGTGAGCGCGGCGCCTACCTGCTCAGCCAGGAGGTCCACGAGAAGACCTGGATCAACCACTGGGAGACCTACTCCGCCGCCGCTACCGCCGCCGGCCGCGAGGTGAAGAAGTCCGACTGGCGCGTCTGCCGCGACATCTTCGTCGCCGACACCGACGAGGAAGCCCTCGACCTCGTGCGCAACGGCGCGATGGGCGAGCTGTGGGGCGAGTACAACCTCCCCAACTTCGTGAAGCTCGGCCTCGGCCCGCTGCTCACCGGTGGCCAGATCGACGTGAGCGAGCTGTCCCTCGACTGGATGATCGAGAACTTCTTCATCATCGGCTCGCCCGACACGGTCGCCCAGCGCATCGAGGAGCTCTACAACGCCGTCGACGGCTTCGGCACCCTCGTCACCTTCGTCCACGAGTACACCGACAACCCGGAGCCCTACCGCCGCAGCTTCGAGCTGCTGGGCCAGAAGGTCAAGCCGCAGCTCGCGCACCTCAACGGCTGA
- a CDS encoding flavin reductase family protein translates to MRTQDFDPDLFKKVVGRFPTGLTVVTGVRDGLPQGMTLQSFMSLSLDPALIAIAVARTSTTWPNIEAGGSFAVNVLARHHSSLARTFSLSPEKRFESVAYSTSKAGNPVLDEAVTWLDCTLDNVLDGGDHIIAIGRVVELKTHDEQDDVEPIVFYRSGFRALTELQPA, encoded by the coding sequence ATGCGTACCCAAGACTTCGATCCGGACCTGTTCAAGAAGGTCGTCGGCCGGTTCCCCACAGGCCTGACGGTCGTGACCGGCGTCCGGGACGGTCTGCCCCAGGGCATGACCCTGCAGTCCTTCATGTCGCTGTCGCTCGACCCGGCGCTGATCGCCATCGCGGTGGCGCGCACGTCGACGACCTGGCCGAACATCGAGGCCGGCGGATCGTTCGCCGTCAACGTCCTGGCCCGGCACCACTCCTCGCTCGCCCGCACGTTCTCCCTCAGCCCCGAGAAGCGCTTCGAATCGGTCGCGTACTCCACGTCGAAGGCCGGGAATCCCGTCCTCGACGAGGCCGTGACCTGGCTCGACTGCACGCTCGACAACGTCCTCGACGGCGGTGACCACATCATCGCCATCGGCAGGGTCGTGGAGCTGAAGACGCACGACGAGCAGGACGACGTCGAGCCGATCGTGTTCTACCGCTCCGGGTTCCGCGCTCTCACCGAGCTGCAGCCCGCCTGA
- a CDS encoding TetR family transcriptional regulator, whose protein sequence is MRPTTTATSPVHGVPAALLDAAQEAARDLGKDVAEVPLVEIAKRAGISRSTLLRRLGGTRASLDEALRAAGVDPGGQRPVRERAIDAGGRLISRRGLSAATLEAVATEAGCSVYSLYSTFGGRSGLLEAIFERYRPTLPIDADTEPGEDPTATMTRLYMGIAEVWTREPRILPAILAEVLADPHDPATAELLEYAVPRSAMADILDWLDRPTPRSPTRSQVMRPIGWTHHAFTHTCSSPRSHGGRPVVRSGRPSMRSKSSRSEATRIALMEATLQVIMESGVKNVTHRKVCSAAEVSLGTVNYHYADLDELILDAFAYYVDRISEKYEGNFSFVRSDDDLVEAVIDMTRQLSNDTKTAVLMWEMYAQGGRDRMYRQLIRKWSKRAKSGVELYCSPRTATTLEAVWDGCVVQRIVGDAHLSDDELREVVLGIIRMDESREYPVVGRRRSS, encoded by the coding sequence GTGAGGCCGACGACGACCGCGACGAGCCCGGTCCACGGGGTACCCGCGGCCCTGCTCGATGCCGCCCAGGAGGCGGCGCGCGATCTCGGCAAGGACGTCGCGGAGGTCCCCCTCGTCGAGATCGCCAAGCGCGCCGGCATCTCCCGCAGCACCCTGCTGCGCAGACTCGGCGGGACACGCGCGTCGCTGGACGAAGCCCTCCGCGCGGCCGGCGTGGACCCGGGTGGGCAGCGCCCCGTACGGGAACGCGCGATCGACGCGGGTGGCCGGCTCATCAGCAGGCGCGGACTGTCGGCCGCGACCCTCGAAGCCGTCGCGACGGAGGCCGGTTGCTCGGTGTACAGCCTCTATTCGACGTTCGGCGGCCGGTCGGGATTGCTCGAGGCGATCTTCGAGCGGTACCGCCCCACACTGCCCATCGACGCCGACACCGAACCGGGTGAGGACCCGACGGCCACCATGACCCGGCTCTACATGGGAATCGCGGAGGTGTGGACACGGGAGCCCCGGATCCTTCCGGCGATCCTCGCCGAGGTCCTCGCCGACCCCCACGACCCCGCGACCGCCGAACTGCTCGAGTACGCCGTACCCCGCTCTGCGATGGCGGACATCCTGGACTGGCTCGACCGGCCGACACCTCGATCCCCGACGCGCTCGCAGGTCATGCGCCCGATAGGGTGGACGCACCATGCGTTCACTCACACATGCAGCTCACCGCGCTCGCACGGCGGCCGTCCGGTCGTCCGTTCCGGGAGACCGTCGATGAGGTCGAAGAGCTCCCGTTCGGAGGCGACGCGAATCGCCCTCATGGAGGCGACGCTGCAGGTGATCATGGAGAGCGGCGTCAAGAACGTCACCCACCGCAAGGTGTGCAGTGCCGCCGAGGTGTCGCTCGGCACCGTGAACTACCACTACGCCGACCTCGACGAACTGATCCTCGACGCGTTCGCCTACTACGTCGACCGGATCTCGGAGAAGTACGAGGGCAACTTCTCGTTCGTCCGCAGCGACGACGACCTCGTCGAGGCGGTCATCGACATGACCCGCCAGCTGTCGAACGACACGAAGACCGCGGTCCTCATGTGGGAGATGTACGCCCAGGGCGGTCGCGACAGGATGTACCGCCAGCTCATCCGCAAGTGGTCCAAGCGCGCGAAGTCCGGGGTCGAGCTGTACTGCTCCCCGCGGACGGCGACGACGCTGGAGGCCGTCTGGGACGGGTGCGTGGTGCAGCGGATCGTCGGCGACGCACACCTGTCGGACGACGAGCTCCGCGAGGTCGTCCTCGGCATCATCCGGATGGACGAGTCACGTGAGTACCCCGTCGTCGGCCGGCGGCGTTCGAGCTAG
- a CDS encoding MarR family winged helix-turn-helix transcriptional regulator gives MSVDTPAAQLPSPGDDPLALDRQVCFALAVANRAVLAVYRPILDELGLTHPQYLVMLALWERAPLTARQLGRTLQLDSPTLSPLLKRLEGQGLLTRHRSEVDERQLVLELTDAGRELRARAESVPQQVFEALGVGLPELEELHAALVRVNAAALRAGALRG, from the coding sequence ATGAGCGTCGATACCCCCGCTGCGCAGCTTCCCTCGCCCGGCGACGATCCGCTCGCCCTCGACCGGCAGGTGTGTTTCGCGCTCGCGGTGGCGAATCGGGCGGTGCTCGCGGTCTACCGCCCGATCCTCGACGAGCTCGGGCTGACCCACCCGCAGTATCTCGTGATGCTCGCGCTGTGGGAGCGCGCTCCACTCACGGCCCGGCAGCTCGGCCGGACCCTCCAGCTGGATTCCCCCACCCTCTCGCCTCTGCTCAAGAGGCTCGAGGGTCAGGGGCTGCTCACCCGGCACCGCAGCGAGGTCGACGAACGGCAGCTCGTCCTCGAGCTCACCGACGCCGGACGTGAGCTGCGCGCGAGGGCCGAGTCCGTGCCGCAGCAGGTGTTCGAGGCATTGGGCGTCGGACTACCCGAACTCGAGGAACTGCACGCGGCGCTCGTCCGCGTCAACGCGGCCGCGCTGCGGGCCGGGGCGTTGCGCGGCTAG
- a CDS encoding PE-PPE domain-containing protein, giving the protein MSGIARSARTATLLAALAVASVGAVVTAAPAAADEASACPERFVLAVDGTRPVHTPDSLDPESPLAKVSARYAAPDTVVEHIPYPAVVVPVPDSGSSEGSDGMAYDESKRIGHQRLREAVDLRHTSCPDSELVILGYSQGASIAGDVLVEIAADGSVPPDRIRGVLYSDPRDTRGVETLFPGEVLPGITLGGGRDDFGEIEVQRICLEGDAVCDGVRPEESRAWLMENVTGYLLLHTRYPDFTP; this is encoded by the coding sequence ATGTCCGGTATCGCACGGTCCGCTCGGACCGCGACCCTGCTCGCAGCACTGGCCGTCGCATCGGTCGGAGCGGTCGTCACCGCCGCACCCGCGGCAGCGGACGAGGCGTCCGCGTGCCCGGAACGCTTCGTCCTCGCGGTCGACGGCACCCGACCCGTGCACACACCCGACTCGCTCGACCCCGAGTCCCCGCTCGCAAAGGTCTCCGCGCGGTACGCGGCACCGGACACGGTCGTCGAGCACATCCCGTATCCGGCGGTGGTCGTGCCCGTGCCCGACTCCGGGTCGAGCGAGGGTTCCGACGGCATGGCCTACGACGAGTCGAAGCGGATCGGGCACCAGCGGCTGCGCGAGGCCGTCGACCTGCGGCACACCTCGTGCCCCGACAGCGAACTGGTGATCCTCGGCTACTCGCAGGGCGCCTCGATCGCCGGCGACGTGCTCGTCGAGATCGCCGCCGACGGGTCGGTGCCGCCGGACCGCATCCGCGGCGTGCTGTACTCCGATCCGCGCGACACCCGCGGGGTCGAGACCCTGTTCCCCGGTGAGGTCCTGCCCGGGATCACGCTCGGTGGCGGCCGGGACGACTTCGGCGAGATCGAGGTGCAGCGGATCTGCCTCGAGGGCGACGCGGTGTGCGACGGGGTGCGGCCGGAGGAGAGCCGGGCCTGGCTGATGGAGAACGTCACCGGGTACCTGCTGCTCCACACCCGGTACCCGGACTTCACGCCGTGA
- a CDS encoding alpha-ketoglutarate-dependent dioxygenase AlkB family protein, whose amino-acid sequence MDELFRVPRHRRTIAPGAVHVPDWLTTDEQRRLVEACRQWARGPAPMRRTVLPGGGRMSVRTVCLGWHWSPYRYTRTAVDVDGAPVPPLPGWLADLGRRAVADAYDDPAAGERYEPDTALINFYDRDARMGMHQDKDEQVDAPIVSLSIGDACLFRFGTGESRGRPYADVRLESGDLFVFGGPSRFAFHGVPTVFPGTAPAGCGPNGGRLNITLRTTGLS is encoded by the coding sequence ATGGACGAACTGTTCCGGGTTCCCCGGCACCGGCGCACGATCGCCCCGGGTGCCGTGCACGTGCCCGACTGGCTGACCACCGACGAGCAGCGCCGGCTTGTCGAGGCGTGTCGGCAGTGGGCACGCGGCCCGGCACCGATGCGCCGCACCGTGCTTCCCGGCGGGGGCAGGATGTCGGTGCGTACGGTCTGCCTGGGATGGCACTGGTCGCCCTACCGTTACACCCGCACCGCGGTGGACGTCGACGGCGCTCCCGTGCCGCCGCTTCCCGGATGGCTCGCCGATCTGGGGCGTCGGGCGGTCGCGGACGCCTACGACGATCCGGCCGCCGGTGAGCGATACGAGCCGGACACCGCGCTGATCAACTTCTACGATCGCGACGCCCGGATGGGGATGCACCAGGACAAGGACGAGCAGGTGGACGCGCCGATCGTGTCGCTGAGCATCGGCGATGCGTGCCTGTTCCGGTTCGGCACCGGTGAGTCCCGCGGCCGCCCCTACGCCGACGTCCGGCTCGAATCCGGCGACCTGTTCGTCTTCGGCGGACCGTCGCGCTTCGCCTTCCACGGCGTGCCCACGGTCTTCCCCGGCACGGCTCCCGCGGGGTGTGGTCCGAACGGAGGACGCCTCAACATCACGTTGCGGACCACCGGATTGAGCTGA
- a CDS encoding SDR family oxidoreductase translates to MRIEGSVAVVTGGGNGIGRALASGLVDRGARVVVADLDGAAAQKVADDIDARTPGSAVAVAADVSDEDRIREILARAESEFGPVDLYFANAGVAGRPGLDIDESVWEQAFDVNLRAHIRAAKLLVPDWVERGQGYFVSTASAAGLLTQIGAAAYSVTKHAAVGFAEWLSVTYGDRGVRVSCLCPMGVDTVLLHAGEESGSSLGELATRAVVSAGAVLTPEQVAEAVFAAMDEERFLILPHPEVLEMYRHKGADYDRWIRGMRRYRQSLES, encoded by the coding sequence GTGAGGATCGAAGGTTCGGTGGCGGTGGTGACCGGCGGCGGGAACGGGATCGGACGGGCGCTCGCGAGCGGACTCGTCGACCGCGGTGCCCGCGTGGTGGTCGCGGATCTCGACGGTGCGGCGGCGCAGAAGGTCGCCGACGACATCGACGCGAGGACACCGGGCAGCGCGGTCGCCGTGGCGGCCGATGTCTCCGACGAGGACCGGATCCGGGAGATCCTGGCCCGCGCCGAGTCCGAGTTCGGCCCGGTGGACCTGTATTTCGCCAACGCCGGAGTGGCCGGGCGCCCCGGCCTCGACATCGACGAGTCGGTGTGGGAACAGGCCTTCGACGTCAACCTGCGGGCCCACATCCGCGCCGCGAAACTACTGGTGCCCGACTGGGTCGAACGCGGACAGGGCTATTTCGTCAGCACGGCCTCCGCCGCCGGGCTGCTCACCCAGATCGGCGCGGCCGCCTACTCGGTCACCAAACACGCCGCGGTGGGCTTCGCCGAATGGCTGTCGGTCACCTACGGCGATCGCGGGGTGCGGGTGAGCTGTCTGTGCCCGATGGGCGTGGACACCGTGCTGCTGCACGCGGGCGAGGAATCCGGCAGTTCGCTCGGTGAGCTCGCGACCCGGGCCGTCGTCTCCGCCGGTGCCGTGCTCACCCCGGAGCAGGTCGCCGAGGCGGTGTTCGCGGCGATGGACGAGGAACGCTTCCTGATCCTCCCGCACCCGGAGGTCCTCGAGATGTACCGGCACAAGGGCGCCGACTACGACCGGTGGATCCGGGGCATGCGCCGATACCGGCAGAGTCTCGAGAGCTGA
- a CDS encoding phosphotriesterase has translation MTAVETVRGPVDSSRLGTVLMHEHVFVLGEEIRTNFPDHPSPWDEDERVDDAVAKLKALSERGIDTIVDPTVVGLGRYIPRIQRVAERTDITIVVATGLYTYNDLPFQFHNVGPGLLVDGPEPLTELFVKDIREGIAGTGVKAGMLKCAIELPGLTPGVERVMRAVGQAHVETGVPITVHTNPHTGSGEVAQRVLAEEGVDLRKVVIGHSGDSTDLDHLCRIADAGSILGMDRFGLDLLLPFEQRVDTVAALAARGYADRMVLSHDAACFIDWFPHDVKEAAVPNWNYNHISDDVLPALRERGVTDEQITTMLVDNPRRLFGG, from the coding sequence ATGACAGCAGTCGAAACCGTTCGTGGCCCCGTCGATTCGAGTCGTCTCGGCACCGTCCTCATGCACGAGCACGTCTTCGTGCTGGGGGAGGAGATCCGCACCAACTTCCCCGACCACCCGAGCCCCTGGGACGAGGACGAACGCGTCGACGACGCGGTGGCGAAGCTGAAGGCGTTGTCGGAGCGCGGTATCGACACCATCGTCGACCCGACCGTCGTCGGTCTGGGCCGTTACATCCCGCGTATCCAGCGGGTCGCCGAACGCACCGACATCACCATCGTCGTCGCGACCGGCCTGTACACCTACAACGACCTGCCGTTCCAGTTCCACAACGTCGGACCCGGCCTGCTCGTCGACGGCCCGGAACCGCTCACCGAGCTCTTCGTGAAGGACATCCGTGAGGGCATCGCCGGTACGGGAGTCAAGGCGGGAATGCTCAAGTGCGCCATCGAACTTCCCGGGTTGACGCCGGGCGTCGAGCGGGTGATGCGCGCGGTGGGGCAGGCGCACGTGGAGACCGGGGTGCCGATCACCGTGCACACCAACCCCCACACCGGGTCGGGGGAGGTGGCGCAACGAGTCCTCGCCGAGGAGGGCGTGGACCTGCGGAAGGTGGTGATCGGGCACAGCGGCGACTCGACCGATCTCGACCACCTGTGCCGCATCGCCGACGCCGGATCGATCCTCGGCATGGACCGGTTCGGGCTCGACCTGCTGCTGCCCTTCGAGCAGCGCGTCGATACCGTCGCGGCGCTGGCCGCCCGCGGCTACGCCGACCGTATGGTGCTCTCCCACGATGCCGCGTGCTTCATCGACTGGTTCCCGCACGACGTCAAGGAAGCCGCCGTCCCCAACTGGAACTACAACCACATCAGCGACGACGTCCTGCCCGCCCTGCGCGAGAGGGGCGTGACCGACGAGCAGATCACCACGATGCTCGTCGACAACCCGCGCCGCCTCTTCGGAGGGTGA
- a CDS encoding 2OG-Fe(II) oxygenase: MTSTDRLQSTTLYSTTLPSRVDALAWPALTAEVDATGCALSGPLLSADECAALAALWDDEQRFRTTVDMTRHRYGQGVYRYFGRPVPEPVARLRAAFYRHLLGTAREWAARLGDPASWPDDFDDWLDLCRRAGQTEPTPLMLRYTAGDWNALHRDLYGELVFPLQVVIGLDRPGTDYTGGEFLLVEQRPRAQSRGTVTLLEQGHALVFTTRDRPVSSARGWSRAPVRHGVSTVRSGLRRALGLVLHDAA, encoded by the coding sequence GTGACGAGCACCGACCGCCTGCAGTCCACCACCCTGTACTCCACCACCCTGCCGTCCCGCGTCGACGCCCTCGCCTGGCCGGCGCTCACCGCCGAGGTCGACGCCACCGGGTGCGCGCTGTCCGGCCCACTGCTGAGCGCGGACGAGTGCGCCGCCCTCGCCGCACTGTGGGACGACGAGCAGCGTTTCCGCACCACCGTCGACATGACCCGGCACCGTTACGGGCAGGGTGTCTACCGCTACTTCGGCCGGCCGGTCCCCGAACCGGTCGCACGACTGCGGGCGGCCTTCTACCGGCACCTGCTCGGCACCGCCCGCGAGTGGGCCGCCCGCCTCGGTGACCCGGCATCCTGGCCCGACGACTTCGACGACTGGCTCGACCTGTGCCGTCGCGCCGGCCAGACCGAACCCACCCCGCTGATGCTGCGCTACACCGCGGGCGACTGGAACGCCCTGCACCGCGACCTCTACGGTGAGCTGGTCTTCCCGCTGCAGGTCGTGATCGGCCTCGACCGGCCGGGAACCGACTACACCGGGGGAGAATTCCTCCTCGTCGAACAACGCCCGCGGGCACAGTCGCGCGGCACCGTCACGCTGCTCGAGCAGGGGCACGCCCTGGTCTTCACCACGCGCGACCGGCCCGTGTCCTCGGCGCGCGGCTGGTCACGGGCGCCCGTGCGCCACGGGGTGAGCACCGTCCGGTCGGGGCTGCGCCGCGCCCTCGGTCTCGTGCTGCACGACGCCGCGTGA
- a CDS encoding MarR family winged helix-turn-helix transcriptional regulator gives MSDSPAELRDLLLLTTRTLRRRWHDILQPWEMSPHEHRALDVIGRADEPIRLGVVARDLHIAPRSATEVVDRLEARGLTERLPDPADRRAVCVRLTDEGRRLRTELASARDAAADAVFTRLDAGERAELSRLLHKLVDDLPD, from the coding sequence ATGTCGGATTCCCCCGCCGAGTTGCGCGATCTCCTCCTCCTCACCACCCGCACGCTGCGGCGACGCTGGCACGACATCCTGCAGCCGTGGGAGATGTCACCCCACGAGCACCGCGCCCTCGACGTGATCGGACGCGCCGACGAACCGATCCGCCTCGGCGTCGTCGCCCGGGACCTGCACATCGCCCCCCGCTCGGCGACCGAGGTGGTGGACCGGCTCGAGGCCCGCGGCCTCACCGAGCGGCTCCCCGACCCGGCCGACCGCCGCGCGGTCTGCGTCCGGCTCACCGACGAGGGACGCCGCCTGCGCACCGAACTCGCCTCCGCGCGGGACGCCGCCGCCGACGCCGTGTTCACCCGCCTCGATGCCGGTGAACGCGCCGAGCTGTCCCGGCTGCTCCACAAACTCGTCGACGACCTCCCGGACTGA
- a CDS encoding ABC transporter ATP-binding protein → MMQPPPGTGGRPGRTGKIDKQDLEQLRESPVSLRRIGGLFTPFRGRLALVVALIVASSVISLATPFLVRTVIDDAIPHQNVQLLLWAVGGMLTVTVTGSLLSVVQTWISTSVGQQVMHDLRTRVFAHLQRQSLDFFTRTRGGEIQSRLTNDIGGMQSVVTNTATSLAANLTTVVGTAVAMVVLSWRLALLSLIVLPPAIWLTRRVAQMRRAVTARQQRRLADLQTQIDEGLSVNGVMLVKTLGTGPALSEKFARTSAELADLEVHAQLSGRWRMATMNIVFAAIPAVLYLVAGLPATSGGMTIGTLVAFTGLQGTLFRPLMGLLDVGVSVTSSLALFSRIFEYLDLPVDIDDPREPVPVAPVNVAGRVRFEDVSFRYAGAHRDALSGIDLDVPAGSHLALVGETGSGKTTLGSMVARLYDPTAGRVTVDGIDLRDMRLTDLASLVGVVSQETYLLHATVRENLRYAEPEATDAEIEAAARAARIHDLIVSLPDGYDTVVGARGHRFSGGEKQRIAIARTLLRDPRILVLDEATSALDNDTERAVQQALDAARAGRTTITIAHRLSTVRDADEIVVLDRGRIVEHGTHDALVARGGRYATLVGRAERERISSSGSLRERVGARSG, encoded by the coding sequence ATGATGCAGCCCCCACCCGGAACCGGCGGCCGACCCGGCCGCACCGGAAAGATCGACAAGCAGGACCTCGAACAGCTCCGCGAATCCCCCGTGAGCCTGCGCCGCATCGGCGGCCTGTTCACCCCCTTCCGCGGGCGCCTCGCGCTCGTCGTCGCACTGATCGTCGCCTCGTCGGTGATCTCCCTCGCGACACCCTTCCTCGTCCGCACCGTCATCGACGACGCCATCCCGCACCAGAACGTGCAGCTGCTGCTGTGGGCGGTCGGCGGCATGCTCACCGTCACCGTCACCGGATCGCTGCTGTCGGTGGTGCAGACCTGGATCTCCACGTCCGTCGGCCAGCAGGTCATGCACGACCTGCGCACCCGCGTCTTCGCCCACCTCCAGCGCCAGTCGCTGGACTTCTTCACCCGCACCCGCGGCGGCGAGATCCAGTCGCGCCTGACCAACGACATCGGCGGCATGCAGTCCGTCGTCACCAACACCGCGACCTCGCTCGCCGCCAATCTCACCACCGTCGTCGGCACCGCCGTCGCCATGGTCGTCCTCAGCTGGCGCCTGGCCCTGCTGTCCCTGATCGTGCTGCCGCCCGCCATCTGGCTCACCAGACGGGTCGCGCAGATGCGACGCGCCGTCACGGCCCGCCAGCAACGCCGCCTCGCCGACCTGCAGACCCAGATCGACGAGGGCCTGTCGGTCAACGGCGTGATGCTGGTCAAGACCCTCGGTACCGGGCCCGCCCTGTCGGAGAAGTTCGCGCGGACCTCCGCCGAACTCGCCGATCTCGAGGTGCACGCCCAGCTGTCCGGCCGCTGGCGCATGGCCACGATGAACATCGTCTTCGCGGCGATCCCCGCCGTCCTCTACCTCGTCGCCGGTCTGCCGGCCACCTCCGGCGGCATGACCATCGGCACCCTGGTCGCCTTCACAGGTCTGCAGGGCACCCTCTTCCGGCCCCTCATGGGCCTGCTCGACGTCGGCGTGTCCGTCACCAGCTCACTGGCACTGTTCAGCCGCATCTTCGAATACCTCGACCTGCCCGTCGACATCGACGACCCGCGCGAGCCCGTGCCGGTCGCCCCCGTGAACGTCGCCGGACGGGTGCGCTTCGAGGACGTCAGCTTCCGCTACGCCGGTGCCCACCGCGACGCCCTCTCGGGGATCGACCTCGACGTGCCCGCCGGTTCCCACCTCGCCCTCGTGGGCGAAACGGGATCGGGCAAGACCACATTGGGGTCCATGGTGGCGCGCCTGTACGACCCCACCGCCGGTCGTGTGACCGTCGACGGGATCGACCTGCGCGACATGCGGCTCACCGACCTGGCCTCCCTCGTCGGCGTGGTCTCCCAGGAGACCTACCTGCTGCACGCCACCGTCCGCGAGAACCTGCGCTACGCCGAGCCCGAGGCCACCGACGCCGAGATCGAGGCCGCGGCCCGGGCCGCCCGCATCCACGACCTGATCGTCTCGCTGCCCGACGGCTACGACACCGTCGTCGGTGCCCGTGGGCACCGCTTCTCCGGCGGCGAGAAACAGCGCATCGCGATCGCCCGCACCCTGCTGCGCGACCCACGGATCCTCGTGCTCGACGAAGCCACCAGCGCCCTCGACAACGACACCGAACGCGCCGTCCAGCAGGCCCTCGACGCGGCCCGCGCCGGCCGCACGACGATCACCATCGCGCACCGCCTGTCCACGGTGCGCGACGCCGACGAGATCGTGGTGCTCGACCGCGGCCGCATCGTCGAACACGGCACGCACGACGCGCTCGTGGCGCGCGGCGGCCGCTACGCCACCCTCGTCGGCCGGGCCGAGCGGGAACGGATCAGTTCTTCAGGGTCGCTGCGAGAGCGCGTCGGAGCTCGTTCCGGCTGA